Proteins encoded within one genomic window of Bradyrhizobium sp. AZCC 1719:
- a CDS encoding KpsF/GutQ family sugar-phosphate isomerase → MANPNPLMVQSSGSEPADAAVQSALRTLDAEGSGIAAIAAALQSDLRAPFVAATDLIRNAKGRLIVTGLGKSGHIGRKVAATFASTGTPAFFVHAAEASHGDLGMITPDDVILALSWSGEQPEMKNLITYAKRFRIAVIAMTAERESSLAKAAGIALTLPKAREACPHNLAPTTSSLMMLALGDALAIALLEGRGFTSVDFSVLHPGGKLGALLKYTRDLMHTGDAVPLKPLGTSMSEALVEMTSKGFGCVGIVDARGHIVGIVTDGDLRRHMGPQLMSATVDEVMTRNPKTIDRDVLAGEALEILNSSKITTLIVTDASKPIGIVHLHDFLRAGVA, encoded by the coding sequence ATGGCCAATCCGAATCCGCTGATGGTACAATCATCCGGCTCTGAACCCGCTGATGCCGCCGTCCAATCGGCGCTGCGCACGCTCGATGCCGAGGGCAGCGGCATCGCCGCGATCGCGGCGGCGCTGCAGTCCGATCTCCGCGCACCCTTTGTCGCCGCCACCGATCTGATCCGGAACGCCAAGGGACGGCTGATCGTCACTGGGCTCGGCAAGTCGGGCCATATCGGCCGCAAGGTCGCCGCGACCTTCGCCTCCACCGGCACGCCCGCCTTCTTCGTCCATGCGGCCGAAGCGAGCCATGGCGACCTCGGGATGATCACGCCCGACGACGTCATCCTGGCGCTATCGTGGTCCGGCGAGCAGCCGGAGATGAAGAATCTGATCACCTATGCCAAGCGCTTCCGCATTGCCGTGATCGCCATGACGGCGGAGCGCGAATCTTCCCTCGCCAAGGCGGCCGGCATCGCGCTGACGCTGCCGAAGGCGCGCGAGGCCTGCCCGCACAATCTCGCCCCGACCACCTCTTCCCTGATGATGCTGGCGCTCGGCGACGCGCTGGCGATCGCGCTGCTGGAAGGCCGCGGCTTTACCTCGGTCGATTTCAGCGTGCTGCATCCCGGCGGCAAGCTCGGCGCGCTCCTGAAATACACCCGCGACCTCATGCATACCGGCGACGCGGTGCCGTTGAAGCCGCTCGGCACCAGCATGTCCGAGGCGCTGGTCGAGATGACGTCCAAGGGCTTTGGCTGTGTCGGCATTGTCGATGCACGCGGCCACATCGTCGGCATTGTCACGGACGGCGACCTGCGCCGCCATATGGGGCCGCAGCTCATGTCGGCCACCGTCGACGAGGTGATGACGAGGAATCCGAAGACGATCGACCGCGACGTGCTGGCCGGCGAGGCGCTGGAGATCCTCAACTCCTCGAAAATCACGACGCTGATCGTGACCGACGCCAGCAAGCCGATCGGCATCGTGCACCTGCACGATTTCCTGCGCGCGGGCGTGGCGTAG